The Novosphingobium kaempferiae genome includes a window with the following:
- a CDS encoding Rossmann-like and DUF2520 domain-containing protein translates to MDDLLPLGRIGIVGAGRVGRAMALGLGPHSAAAPLIWSRSAGRAQAAVAEIGNCLAVDRLSELLEACDVIAIAVADDAIPDVVAAMAANPMVAGRFIFHVSGGSGTTILDPLENAGARTAAVHPAMTFTGNPRREVERMMSARFAVTGSSPDAAAQARTIVAALGGTAVEIAEAQRALYHAALCHAANHLVTLIAGASEALASAGVAEPGSLLAPLARAALENSLVSGHAALSGPILRDDAGTVARHLQAISDGSPELLDAYRAMAQATLDAQQRRSGLAQSELRAVLSRDSVLPTSPVRA, encoded by the coding sequence ATGGATGACCTTCTCCCCCTCGGCCGGATCGGCATTGTCGGAGCCGGCCGGGTCGGTCGCGCCATGGCGCTTGGACTTGGCCCGCATTCGGCCGCCGCGCCTCTGATTTGGTCGCGCTCGGCAGGACGGGCACAGGCCGCCGTCGCAGAGATCGGCAACTGCCTTGCCGTGGACCGGCTGTCGGAGTTGCTCGAGGCGTGCGACGTGATCGCCATCGCCGTTGCCGACGATGCGATTCCCGATGTGGTCGCAGCCATGGCCGCGAACCCGATGGTCGCCGGGCGCTTCATCTTCCACGTCAGCGGGGGTAGCGGCACGACGATCCTCGACCCGCTCGAAAACGCAGGCGCGCGCACCGCCGCGGTGCATCCCGCCATGACCTTCACCGGCAATCCCCGGCGCGAGGTTGAGCGCATGATGTCGGCCCGCTTCGCCGTGACCGGATCGAGCCCGGACGCGGCCGCGCAGGCCCGGACGATCGTGGCGGCCCTCGGCGGCACTGCGGTCGAGATCGCAGAGGCACAGCGCGCCCTGTATCACGCCGCGCTGTGCCATGCGGCCAACCATCTCGTGACCCTGATCGCCGGGGCGTCCGAGGCTCTTGCCAGCGCTGGAGTAGCTGAGCCCGGCTCGTTGCTGGCCCCGCTTGCCCGCGCCGCGCTGGAAAACAGCCTCGTCAGCGGGCATGCGGCTCTCTCCGGGCCGATCCTGCGTGACGATGCTGGGACTGTTGCACGGCACCTGCAGGCGATATCCGACGGCAGCCCCGAACTGCTCGACGCCTACCGCGCGATGGCGCAGGCGACGCTCGATGCGCAGCAGCGGCGCAGTGGCTTGGCCCAGTCAGAACTGCGCGCGGTGCTCAGCCGAGATAGCGTGCTTCCGACAAGTCCAGTTCGCGCGTGA
- a CDS encoding Na+/H+ antiporter, whose translation METVSIVLFLLLAVVVSGAVARMLPFSVPTPLVQIALGGAIGLSTSHRVDLDPELFLFLFLPPLLFLDGWRIPKDELFKDASTVVELALGLVLMTVIGMGFLIHWMIPAMPLAVAFALAAVVSPTDPIAVSAIAARVPIPKRMMHILEGESLLNDASGLVCLRFAVAAALTGTFSASSAALNFVWVAGAGLAIGVVVTLVVTRVKSWVTKRWGEDTGSQILVSLLIPFGSYLLAEHLHASGILAAVSAGVTMTYAEISRQALAVTRMRRNSVWDMVQFTLNGIIFVLLGEQMPGILAGAKQTVAATGHSQPWWLGVYILVIVAGLAGLRFLWVWASLKLTILRRARRGIGVQSPDWRLIAATSVAGVRGAITLAGVLTLPLTLDDGTPFPTRDLAIFLAAGVIVVSLVLASLALPILLKGLAMPPEPVRQAEEDGARIAVAEAAIQAIERHQHALAESHGEADIYADAGGQVMTLYRERIEGLSERQTSEAVRTGNRLLREFRLVGVKAERTALLKLVRGRQINSETARKLTRELDLSEARYLG comes from the coding sequence TTGGAGACAGTTTCGATCGTGCTTTTCCTGCTGCTGGCGGTCGTCGTCAGCGGTGCCGTTGCCAGAATGTTGCCGTTTTCCGTACCCACGCCGCTGGTGCAGATCGCACTTGGCGGGGCCATCGGCCTTTCTACCTCGCACCGGGTTGATCTCGATCCAGAACTGTTTCTTTTTCTCTTCCTGCCGCCACTGCTTTTTCTCGACGGCTGGCGAATTCCCAAGGACGAGCTTTTCAAGGATGCCTCGACGGTAGTCGAATTGGCCTTGGGGCTAGTGCTCATGACCGTGATCGGCATGGGGTTCCTGATCCATTGGATGATCCCCGCGATGCCGCTGGCGGTTGCGTTTGCATTGGCTGCGGTCGTTTCGCCTACCGACCCCATCGCGGTTTCCGCGATTGCTGCGCGTGTGCCCATTCCCAAGCGGATGATGCATATCCTAGAAGGGGAGTCTCTGCTCAACGACGCTTCGGGGCTTGTCTGCCTGCGTTTCGCGGTGGCGGCGGCGTTGACGGGGACGTTTTCCGCGAGTTCGGCAGCGTTGAACTTTGTTTGGGTCGCGGGCGCGGGGCTGGCGATAGGCGTCGTCGTTACCCTTGTGGTCACGCGGGTCAAATCCTGGGTAACGAAGCGCTGGGGTGAAGATACCGGATCGCAGATCCTGGTGAGCCTCCTCATTCCGTTCGGTTCCTATCTGCTCGCGGAGCATCTCCATGCGTCCGGCATTCTCGCCGCCGTCAGTGCGGGCGTGACGATGACGTATGCCGAGATATCGAGGCAGGCACTTGCCGTCACGCGGATGCGGCGCAATTCCGTGTGGGACATGGTCCAGTTCACGCTCAACGGCATCATTTTCGTGCTGCTGGGGGAGCAGATGCCGGGCATTCTGGCCGGGGCGAAGCAGACGGTCGCGGCGACCGGCCACAGTCAGCCATGGTGGCTTGGCGTCTATATCCTCGTCATCGTGGCGGGCCTTGCGGGGCTGCGCTTCCTGTGGGTCTGGGCGTCGCTCAAGCTGACGATCCTTCGCCGCGCACGTCGGGGCATCGGCGTGCAGAGCCCCGATTGGCGCCTGATCGCGGCGACATCGGTGGCCGGTGTGCGAGGGGCGATCACGCTGGCAGGTGTGCTGACGCTGCCGCTTACTCTGGATGATGGAACTCCGTTCCCCACGCGCGATCTGGCGATCTTCCTCGCGGCCGGGGTCATCGTGGTTTCGCTCGTTCTGGCCAGCCTGGCATTGCCGATATTGCTCAAGGGGCTGGCCATGCCGCCGGAGCCGGTTCGGCAGGCCGAGGAGGACGGTGCCCGCATAGCGGTGGCCGAGGCCGCCATTCAGGCGATCGAACGGCATCAGCACGCGCTGGCCGAAAGCCATGGCGAGGCCGACATCTACGCCGACGCAGGCGGGCAGGTCATGACGCTCTATCGCGAACGGATCGAAGGGTTGAGCGAGCGCCAGACCAGCGAGGCGGTGCGCACGGGGAACCGGTTGCTGCGCGAGTTCAGGCTGGTGGGCGTGAAGGCGGAGCGGACCGCGCTGCTGAAACTCGTCCGCGGGCGGCAGATCAACAGCGAGACCGCGCGCAAACTCACGCGCGAACTGGACTTGTCGGAAGCACGCTATCTCGGCTGA
- a CDS encoding DUF1501 domain-containing protein: MIRSRRHALRDIAAVGTALLFCPSVAFAAAPGERRFVFVIQRGAADGLHTLVPHGDPDYARQRGALAVDLAGLTKLDGMFGLHPALAETGRMYGAGQVIGFHAVASAYRERSHFDGQNVLETGGSRPYALKDGWMNRLVALMPGQKAEPIAFAPTVPLALRGAAPVTSYAASGLPRATDDLMARVEQLYSQDAALHALWTAATTTRDQAGEDAKGQDPATVGKLAAGFLARPDGPRIAMIETGGWDTHSGQAGRLAAQFKRLDTLLAALRDGMGPAWDKTVVLVATEFGRTVAVNGTGGTDHGTGSAALLVGGAVKGGRVIADWPGLATQALYEGRDLRPTAALEDIVAATVSETFGVDATSLFPDRARKVPFGGLIRLAQ, translated from the coding sequence ATGATCCGCTCCCGCCGTCACGCCCTGCGCGACATAGCCGCAGTCGGCACCGCTCTGCTGTTCTGCCCGAGCGTGGCCTTCGCCGCCGCGCCGGGCGAGCGACGCTTCGTCTTCGTCATCCAGCGCGGCGCAGCCGACGGGCTGCATACACTGGTCCCTCACGGAGACCCCGACTATGCGCGACAGCGGGGTGCTCTCGCGGTCGATCTAGCGGGGTTGACGAAGCTGGACGGCATGTTCGGCCTTCATCCCGCGCTGGCGGAGACCGGCAGGATGTACGGCGCGGGGCAGGTCATCGGCTTCCACGCGGTCGCCTCGGCCTATCGCGAGCGGTCGCACTTCGACGGGCAGAACGTGCTGGAGACGGGCGGCAGCCGTCCCTACGCGCTCAAGGACGGCTGGATGAACCGGCTGGTTGCCCTGATGCCGGGGCAGAAGGCCGAGCCCATCGCTTTTGCGCCCACGGTGCCGCTCGCCCTGCGCGGTGCCGCGCCCGTGACCTCATACGCCGCCTCCGGCCTGCCGCGCGCGACGGATGACCTGATGGCGCGTGTGGAGCAGCTCTATTCGCAGGATGCGGCGCTCCATGCCTTATGGACTGCCGCGACGACCACCCGCGATCAGGCGGGAGAGGACGCCAAGGGTCAGGATCCCGCCACCGTCGGCAAGCTTGCCGCCGGGTTCCTTGCCCGCCCCGACGGTCCGCGCATCGCCATGATCGAGACCGGCGGGTGGGACACGCACAGCGGGCAGGCCGGGAGGCTGGCGGCGCAATTCAAGCGGCTCGATACGCTCCTCGCCGCGCTGCGTGACGGCATGGGGCCCGCTTGGGACAAGACGGTGGTCCTCGTCGCCACCGAATTCGGGCGGACTGTGGCGGTGAACGGCACCGGGGGGACCGACCACGGCACCGGTTCCGCCGCGCTGCTGGTCGGCGGTGCGGTGAAGGGCGGGCGCGTGATCGCGGACTGGCCGGGGCTTGCCACACAGGCGCTCTACGAAGGGCGTGATCTGCGACCTACCGCCGCGCTGGAGGATATCGTCGCCGCCACCGTTTCCGAAACCTTCGGCGTGGATGCGACTTCCCTTTTCCCGGATAGGGCAAGGAAAGTACCTTTTGGAGGACTTATTCGACTCGCCCAATAA
- a CDS encoding DUF1800 domain-containing protein, translated as MTAAIALNRFGLGARPDQSAPDDPKRWLLAQFDRYDPRGQGWADLPSTATIAADYLEDREAVRTADKDAKQLARMELRRDGRDLYRVAVNARATSALATPTPFVERLVHFWSNHFAISADKQTVIPFAGAFEAEAIRPHVLGRFEDMLLAVERHPAMQLFLDQTQSVGPASPFAQRAAGRNPAKAPGLNENLAREIMELHTLGARTGYTQADVTEFARALTGWSTAGLGRGGKGGRAGTPGGFVFRPMLHEPGPRTIMGRTYAQSGEDQALAVMRDLAAAPATAQHVATKLARHFVADDPPPGLVRRLSDAFQKSDGDLPTLYRALVDAPESWSSVPVKFKTPWEWLVSSMRGLGMSDAGEVQVAGIMQQLGQPVWRPGSPAGFDDIAASWAAPDALLRRVEMAQRLATRVADRIDPRELAPRLLPGALSPQTAQAIARAESLPTGLALLLVSPEFLRR; from the coding sequence ATGACCGCAGCCATCGCCCTCAATCGCTTCGGCCTCGGCGCGCGGCCCGACCAGTCGGCGCCGGACGATCCGAAGCGCTGGCTCCTTGCGCAGTTCGACCGCTACGATCCGCGCGGGCAGGGTTGGGCCGATCTGCCGTCCACCGCGACCATCGCTGCGGATTACCTGGAAGACCGCGAAGCCGTGCGCACGGCGGACAAGGACGCGAAGCAGCTTGCCCGGATGGAACTGCGCCGCGACGGGCGCGATCTCTACCGCGTCGCGGTGAATGCGCGGGCGACGAGCGCGCTGGCCACGCCGACGCCGTTCGTCGAGCGGCTCGTCCACTTCTGGTCCAACCATTTCGCGATCTCCGCTGACAAGCAGACAGTCATCCCCTTCGCCGGCGCGTTCGAGGCGGAGGCGATCCGGCCGCATGTGCTGGGCCGCTTCGAGGACATGCTGCTCGCCGTGGAGCGGCATCCGGCGATGCAGCTTTTCCTCGACCAGACGCAGTCGGTCGGCCCAGCCAGTCCGTTCGCGCAGAGGGCTGCCGGGCGCAACCCGGCCAAGGCGCCCGGCCTCAACGAGAACCTCGCACGCGAAATCATGGAACTGCACACGCTGGGCGCGCGCACCGGCTATACGCAGGCGGACGTGACCGAGTTCGCCCGCGCCCTTACCGGCTGGAGCACGGCAGGGCTGGGACGCGGCGGCAAGGGTGGACGAGCAGGCACGCCCGGCGGCTTCGTGTTCCGCCCCATGCTGCACGAGCCGGGGCCACGCACCATCATGGGGCGCACTTACGCGCAATCGGGCGAGGATCAGGCGCTTGCGGTGATGCGTGACCTTGCCGCCGCTCCGGCAACCGCGCAGCATGTCGCTACAAAGCTGGCGCGGCATTTCGTCGCCGACGATCCGCCGCCCGGACTGGTGCGCCGTCTGTCTGATGCATTCCAAAAGAGCGACGGCGATCTGCCGACCCTCTACCGCGCGCTTGTTGATGCGCCGGAAAGCTGGTCGTCCGTGCCGGTGAAGTTCAAGACGCCGTGGGAATGGCTGGTGTCCTCCATGCGCGGTCTCGGCATGAGCGACGCGGGCGAGGTGCAGGTCGCCGGTATCATGCAGCAGTTGGGCCAGCCGGTCTGGAGACCGGGATCGCCCGCTGGGTTCGACGATATCGCCGCAAGCTGGGCCGCACCCGACGCCTTGTTGCGCCGGGTCGAGATGGCCCAGCGCCTCGCCACCCGCGTCGCCGATCGCATCGACCCGCGCGAGCTTGCGCCGCGGCTGCTTCCCGGCGCGCTGTCGCCGCAGACCGCGCAGGCCATCGCGCGGGCCGAGAGCCTGCCGACCGGCTTGGCACTGCTGCTGGTCTCGCCGGAATTCCTGAGGAGATGA
- a CDS encoding periplasmic heavy metal sensor, producing the protein MKGRGFQILLVCSLVLNVFVVGGLVGAGVMWKQADVQRPVAGLGRGGRLRAAAQDLPQPYRRELRQTVVETMRELRPRIREARAARQEAARLLAEPTLDRAALDAALTRARSADMAVRTGLESSVVRFAGTLPQAERVRLVEALTRQQPRTAAKDTQQ; encoded by the coding sequence GTGAAGGGGCGCGGCTTCCAGATCCTGCTAGTCTGCTCGCTGGTGCTGAACGTGTTCGTGGTGGGCGGGCTGGTCGGCGCGGGCGTCATGTGGAAGCAGGCCGATGTGCAGCGCCCGGTCGCCGGACTGGGCCGGGGCGGGCGACTGCGCGCCGCCGCCCAGGATCTGCCGCAACCTTACCGCCGCGAACTGCGCCAGACCGTCGTGGAGACCATGCGTGAGCTTCGCCCCCGCATCCGCGAGGCGCGGGCGGCTCGACAGGAAGCCGCGCGCCTGCTGGCCGAACCGACGCTCGACCGGGCCGCGCTGGACGCGGCGCTGACGCGCGCGCGCAGTGCCGACATGGCGGTGCGTACCGGGCTGGAGAGCAGCGTCGTGCGCTTTGCCGGGACGCTGCCGCAGGCCGAGCGCGTCCGGCTGGTCGAGGCGCTGACCCGGCAGCAGCCGCGCACCGCCGCAAAGGATACGCAGCAATGA
- a CDS encoding RNA polymerase sigma factor, which yields MIEGVDSHDPDADLVRRVGQGDAAAARRLVAIKLPRLLALGTRILGDGAAAEEIAQESLLRGWRQAPRWRFGTARFDTWLHQVALNLCRDRLRRLRREDLTPEPPERIDPAPLQDQALSGRDESERIERALQALPPRQREAIVLQYFQELSNAEAARIMEISVEALESLLARARRGLRELLMETDDDA from the coding sequence TTGATCGAGGGCGTGGACAGTCACGACCCCGACGCCGATCTTGTCCGGCGCGTGGGGCAGGGCGATGCGGCGGCTGCGCGCAGGCTCGTCGCGATCAAGCTGCCCCGCTTGCTTGCACTCGGTACGCGTATCCTTGGCGATGGCGCTGCGGCGGAGGAAATCGCGCAGGAAAGTCTGCTGCGTGGCTGGCGTCAGGCGCCGCGCTGGCGCTTCGGCACGGCGCGGTTCGATACCTGGCTGCATCAGGTCGCGCTCAACTTGTGCCGCGACCGGTTGCGCAGGTTGCGGCGCGAGGATCTGACGCCGGAACCGCCCGAGCGCATCGATCCCGCGCCGCTGCAGGATCAGGCGTTGTCAGGTCGGGACGAAAGCGAACGCATAGAACGCGCCCTGCAGGCCCTGCCGCCCCGCCAGCGCGAGGCGATCGTGTTGCAGTACTTCCAGGAACTATCGAATGCCGAAGCCGCCCGCATCATGGAGATCAGCGTGGAAGCCCTCGAAAGCCTGTTGGCACGCGCCCGGCGCGGCCTTCGCGAACTCTTGATGGAAACCGACGATGACGCCTGA
- a CDS encoding signal transduction protein yields the protein MRRLSLLAIPALAVAGMACAQSPAATDGIAKADFQSMLRARMLKADTDGDGRISAAEWSAAAKARGKGRMGDRVFSRMDANGNGFIEAAELDAIAAKRFDKRDVDHDGRLSGDERKAMVDEMREKAGA from the coding sequence ATGCGCCGTCTCTCACTGCTCGCCATCCCGGCACTCGCTGTCGCGGGGATGGCCTGCGCGCAGAGCCCGGCGGCGACTGACGGGATCGCCAAGGCCGACTTCCAGTCCATGCTGCGCGCCCGGATGCTGAAGGCGGACACCGATGGCGATGGACGCATCAGCGCCGCCGAATGGTCCGCCGCCGCCAAGGCGCGGGGCAAGGGCCGGATGGGCGACCGCGTGTTCTCGCGCATGGACGCCAACGGCAACGGCTTCATCGAGGCTGCGGAACTCGACGCCATAGCGGCGAAGCGCTTCGACAAACGGGACGTCGATCATGACGGCAGGCTGTCCGGCGACGAGCGCAAGGCGATGGTCGACGAGATGCGGGAGAAGGCCGGCGCTTGA
- a CDS encoding pyrroloquinoline quinone-dependent dehydrogenase, with translation MLENPPAGDWLSWRRTLDGQGFSPLSQITRTNVSQLSLAWSYNLSPGPNAATPLVHDGVLFVYSNRDQVDAIDAASGRVLWTYKHEVPATASGLPMRVKRNMALYGHRLYLATGDDQLVALDATTGRPVWQTSTGPTSGGPMVVDGIVVEGLFRGGRMPEGSANGVVCVTCGGFGRILGLSADAGKQLWTFNTVPQPGEPGASSWNDLPYSQRSGGSVWTTGYYDPALGLMFFGTGNTYNTAPLAHPVKKPGVTNDALYTNTTLAMRPPTGELVWHFQHQANDQWDLDWAFERMIVSLPVKGKPAKVVVTVGKTAIIDALDAANGAYLFSIDAGLQNVVTRIDPLTGRKTTNPALIPGQGKATTVCPAQNGAKNWIPGSYDAASSTLFLPLNVACMEMQPVDAGEMSPLSSGVRWSVMPRPHSDGNYGRVQAFDLQTRKTKWIASQRAPMTSGLLATAGGLVFSGGLDRVFTARDEADGEILWSTRLGDVPSGAPISYSVDGRQYIAIVAGYGTMLSGGYLPLVPEIAVPGNASSSIYVFELAR, from the coding sequence ATGCTTGAAAATCCGCCGGCGGGTGACTGGCTGAGTTGGCGCCGAACGCTGGATGGCCAAGGGTTCAGCCCCCTGTCGCAGATCACCAGGACGAATGTTTCGCAACTGAGCCTTGCATGGTCCTATAACCTCTCGCCGGGGCCCAATGCGGCAACTCCGCTGGTCCATGACGGCGTGCTGTTCGTCTACAGCAACCGCGATCAGGTCGATGCAATCGATGCCGCGAGCGGGCGTGTGCTGTGGACCTACAAGCACGAGGTGCCCGCCACAGCTTCTGGATTGCCGATGCGGGTCAAGCGCAACATGGCCCTGTATGGCCACAGGCTCTACCTGGCGACGGGCGACGACCAACTCGTCGCGCTCGACGCGACGACCGGACGACCTGTCTGGCAAACCTCGACCGGGCCCACCTCGGGCGGACCGATGGTCGTCGACGGAATCGTTGTGGAAGGGCTGTTTCGAGGGGGGCGGATGCCGGAAGGCAGCGCGAATGGCGTGGTGTGCGTCACATGCGGCGGGTTTGGCCGGATCCTGGGGCTCTCCGCCGATGCGGGCAAGCAGTTGTGGACCTTCAACACCGTGCCGCAACCCGGAGAACCCGGTGCCAGTTCATGGAATGATCTGCCCTATTCGCAACGAAGCGGCGGCTCGGTATGGACAACGGGCTATTATGATCCCGCACTCGGCCTCATGTTCTTCGGCACGGGGAACACCTACAACACTGCACCGTTGGCTCACCCGGTCAAAAAGCCCGGGGTGACCAATGACGCTCTCTATACCAATACCACCCTCGCCATGCGGCCCCCGACCGGCGAACTGGTATGGCATTTCCAGCATCAGGCGAACGACCAGTGGGATCTCGACTGGGCCTTCGAGCGCATGATCGTCAGCCTGCCCGTCAAGGGCAAACCGGCCAAGGTGGTGGTGACGGTGGGCAAGACGGCGATCATCGATGCACTCGATGCGGCGAACGGTGCGTATCTGTTCTCGATCGATGCGGGCCTGCAAAACGTGGTAACCCGCATTGATCCGCTAACCGGCAGGAAGACGACCAACCCTGCCCTGATCCCCGGTCAGGGCAAGGCTACGACCGTCTGTCCGGCGCAGAACGGCGCCAAGAACTGGATACCGGGCTCCTACGATGCAGCCAGTTCAACGCTCTTCCTTCCGCTAAACGTCGCCTGCATGGAAATGCAACCCGTGGATGCGGGGGAGATGTCTCCGCTGTCGAGTGGAGTGCGATGGAGCGTCATGCCCCGACCGCACAGCGACGGAAATTACGGCCGCGTGCAGGCCTTCGATCTGCAGACCCGCAAGACGAAATGGATCGCGTCCCAGCGCGCACCGATGACGAGCGGCCTGCTGGCGACGGCGGGCGGCCTCGTCTTTTCCGGCGGGCTCGACCGTGTCTTTACGGCGAGAGACGAGGCGGACGGTGAAATCCTCTGGTCGACAAGGCTTGGGGATGTACCTAGCGGCGCGCCTATCAGCTATTCCGTGGATGGCCGCCAGTATATCGCGATCGTCGCCGGCTACGGGACGATGCTGTCTGGCGGGTATCTGCCATTGGTGCCGGAAATAGCCGTGCCCGGCAACGCCAGTTCGTCCATCTACGTATTCGAGTTGGCTCGATGA